Sequence from the Mugil cephalus isolate CIBA_MC_2020 chromosome 20, CIBA_Mcephalus_1.1, whole genome shotgun sequence genome:
GGGTTTCTTTAAACGCTCAGTGCAGAATAACAAGCTTTACACCTGTGCAGAACAACAGAGCTGCCCCATGAACCTTTCCCAGAGAAAACGCTGCCCTTCCTGCCGCTTTCAGAAGTGTTTGGCTGTTGGGATGAAGAGAGAAGGTACAATAAACGTCCAGCACTTTCTCCACCGAAACACACAGGCGGTCTTTGTAATGGCAATCTGCTCCACCGCAACATGCTTTGTGTTCTAGTGACATGCAAGTTCTTTTGTGCCTTATCACTTATCTAAGAAGTCATAAACCGGTGCTGTAATGACCCAGATTTCACCTGATGACGTTCGTTTCGTGGAGTTATTACGAGCCCTCAAAAATGCAATGGAGTTTTATAGAATAATTATCTCTGGaattgtttttcttgtaaataaaataaagaaatgtattttatggTCTGTCATCAGCAGTGAGAGCGGATCGAATGAGAGGTGGCAGGAATAAATTTGGCCCTCTGTACCGGCGGGACAGGCAGATGAAACAGCAAAAGGTGACGAACACTGACCCCTACAGGATTAAGATGGAAACTACTCAAGCACGCTTCCCCCCGGCCTCAAATGACGTTCAAATACTAAGCAGTCACCCGAGCGATCCGTGTTCTTCTGGAGCTTTTCATCAGTCACACGTGTATTCTTCCGGCATGGTGCAGTCAGGTGAAACCATGCCCCTGGACTGCACCCGGAACACAAACAGAGTACCCATTTCCCCATCCTTGGCCTATCCTGGACTCTACCACTCCACCTTCCCTGAATACCCCCCGGAGAAAGGAGAACCGTCTTTCAGCTACAGCCCATCTCCCGCCAACTATCCAATGCATTCAACTTCAAACAATTCATTCACACCAGGAAGCACACCAGCGTCATCCCCCTGCTCAACGCCATGCTCAACCACCCCGCTCTCCCAGGGTCCCACGCAACCTCCAACCACCTCTCCGTCGGCCACCATTGCGCCCAGCTTCCTACACCAGCTCCTGGAGGGAGAGCCGGATGAGGGCCAGCTGTGTGCCAAAGTACTTGCCAGTCTGCAGAGAGAACAGGCCAATCGAGGCAAGCATGACCGCCTGAACACGTTCAGTATCATGTGCAAAATGGCCGACCAGACCCTGTTTGGGCTTGTGGAGTGGGCCAGGAACAGCGCACTGTTTAAGGAACTCAAGGTAACGAATCTGTTTGCATTTTGCACAACATACACTTTACTCAATACGAATCAGCTCGCGGAGCAGACCTGTGACATTTGCTCTTTGCGACATGTTGAGTGCAACCGCATGAGATCAGCTGTTCCTTCTGACAGGTGGAGGATCAAAtggtgctgctgcagagctgctggagtgagctgctggtcctggatcacCTCTGTAGACAAGTGACCTACGGCAAAGAAGGCTGCATATACCTGGTCACAGGACAGCAGGTAAAGCATAGCAGGAGACGTCGCGTTACAATCTTTAACACAATGACATGTCTCTGGATTGTCGTCATGCGATCATCTGCCTCATCCCATTCTGATGCAGATTGAGGTGTCAACCATCGTTTCCCAGGCAGGAGCGACTCTGAGCAGCCTGGTATCAAGGACCCAGGACCTAGTCTGCAAACTTAAGGCACTCCAGTTCGACAGAAATGAGTTCGTCTGCCTCAAATACCTGGTGTTATTCAACCCTGGTGAGCACTTCCTACGACAACCTTTATAATCTGTGTTCTTTTCTCTTGGTTTTGGTGCAGTCCATGCAACTTATGTTACCATTTCATacagtttatttgttcattttgtccCTGGCTTAGATGTGAAGTCAGTGCACAACCGCAGGCAGGTGGAGCAGACTCAAGAGAGGGTCAACAGGGCCCTGATGGAGCACACCCAGCGCAGTCACCGAGGACACTCGGACAAGTTTGGCCAGCTGCTTCTCCGGCTCCCTGAAGTACGCAGCATCAGCCTGCAGCTCGAGGACTATTTGTACCAGCGCCACCTTCTCGGAGATTTACCTTGCAACTCTCTACTTACAGAGATGCTGCACACCAAGCACAACTAAGAGGATGTCGCCGCATTCTCCCGTTCCAATGATGCAGCTAGTCATAGCACCTCTTCTTCTGCCTTTCAGACACGACAGCCCCTTTGACTAGTAAAGGGTGTTTTGTTGTGAATAAGCTACAGTCACAGAAGCGAGAGGGAAGAATATGTGACCCGGGCTCGTGGCTAAAGAGCAATGTTTGCTCATCCTGAGCTACGTTTTAGACAAGTGTCCCTCAACAGCAGTATTACAACAGCCAAAGAGCCCAGTAATTTTGTTTTAGTCAGTATTGCCGCAAGATTTGAGATCCAAGCACTACCGTGATGTTTTCAGCTTCACAACTCAAAAGgtagaaaatgaataaaaggaagttgtttctttattcattttcagttgtttctgtgtgtaagTACATATCCAaaaagcgtttaaaaaaaaaaaaagtactaataAATTGCACCGGTTTCTGGTCAAGCGTGTTTCTGATCCACCGAGTTtgctatttaaacctcaaacttcccaccagtcccttagaagtgaagaagctactcagatgagtggtgaaacgtcttcaagtacagttgcctttttttttaaaaaaaaacaacaactaaaaaacaaaagaaacaaaaaaaaaacgctttttggatatagcacgacctggatgactgaaaacttTCACAGACACTGTGTAAGTACATCATCCAATCATCCATCATCACACTGACGATAGCTCCACCTCAGAGAAGctctcatcagctgattttttttttttgtgcagaaaaataTTGTCTCCGACCATGAGCACCAAGTGACCCAAGTCTAACAACTTAAACAACAcgtatggaaaaaataaacacgagaatgaaaataaaaaaaaataaaaaacgagaGATGTGGATGATTTAAAAAGGATTTTATTCATCTGGTCCAGTTACCCAGGGTAGTCAGTTTATGAAATGGACATAGAACGATGTGCTGGCACAGATTCGAtaacagaaaagagaaggaaacatAAATGTTATGACAACATCTATGAAATGAATATGAGACTCATAACCTTAaccgaagaagaaaaaaaaaaaaagtagaaccTGAAACTAAACATCAAAATTTAAttcaaagcaaataaatacaccTCTGGAGGATGCGGGGGTTTCTAGGGGGAGAATTGCACAAAATCAACTTAACTACCATATACTACTCTTTACAAACACATAAGTACAAACATACACTAATTTCATATGCACTCCTCCACACACCTctaatcaatcttttttttttcttccccctaaTCACTGCTCAATATTTTTCCTGCACATCTGTATTGTAATCTCattcaaacaacacatttcttgGAGGCAGTCAGTGATTTGAAAGAATACGGCTGCACCCTGGCAGCTGTTGTAGTGCTAAGGACTgcaaaggaagagaaaaggggCTAATTTCCCACAGTTTGTAGTGACCACATCACGAGCAACTGTTGtgtcagtttttcttctcaGCATGGACACCGGCAAGGAAAGGAAGCAGTTTGGCATTTTTACATTCTCCCAGTTGTACATGAAGGAGTCTCTCGAGACTGTGGGGTAGATGAGGGCTGTTACAGTCCAGAATGATCCTTCAAGAAACCTACTGTTTATATGCcaggacacacaaacagggaATAATATAGTAGGAAACAGACTCCTAGTGACCTAAAGGATTTATTAATCCCCAGACAAATTCAGCAATGTCAGCTGTTTGACGTTTTCTAATCATTCTCATTCACTCGTTCTCATCTCAAACATACGTATCACAAATGCATAAGCAGCAGGCTAGCTTATTCGCAGCTTACAAAGGTCAACTTTCTTTTTACAAAtcattgtcaaaaaaaaaaaaaaatcaaaataatcaGCATTCATTATATATTAAATCAGCATTGATTATCGTTTTCACACAGAGCTGTATCCGAGTAATGATAAACATGATAAAGCCCTCCTTCATGTTCTTCAGGATTTGTTTTCAAGATAAGCTCAGATAACATTTCAATTCATCACATGTTGAAAATGAGAAAGCACGttaagaggaaaaaagtcaTATGaatttcattcttctttcagcGCTCAAAGGCTGAATTTCTCAATTTGTCcagcaaaaatgtcaaaattgtatttaaaaaaaacaaacaaaaaaaaaaaaacatccatatgTCTACAGCTGAAGGAAAGTAGGAGTGAAGGGGAGTGGAGGGCCCGAACTATGGTTTGGAACTTCACACTAGGTGTAGAGGTCCGCTGACAACCACAGTAGCCACCACCAGTGCAGCCCACAGAGGGACCAGCCACTATGGTATTTTCTGGTCCTAACCAGACTGTGAAAACACCCCTGAATGGAATGAGTGGCGAGTGTGTACCCTACATTCATATGAGAGCAGTGTTACCTGCAATTAATTTTCAGCTGAGATCTCCTATCAGGACTGAGAGCTGAACCACTAGCCCCAGcagagtggagagagagagagagagagagagccctggaagaagaaaaggcagcaaaaagaaaagcaagcgGAACTGAGAGGGGTGGTAACTACTTGTGCCAAAAATACTGTTGTACAGGCAAAGGCAGTGTGGTTGTCCCCTCGTTTTCTTACCTAAGAGTCGCAAAAATGACCCAGGCATGGCAGGGTAAGGCAAGGCATGAGGAGGCGAGGGAAAGAGAATTGTTCATCCTGACAGAATCAgtcaaattacattttacaatCTAGGTAGACCAGAAAGAGCCGCTCAAGACATAAACTACTGTAAATACATTGGCTGATTGGGTGAGTGATTGGCTCATTCTCTTGGCATGTGGAGTCGACATAATTCTTCTCAGAGTCCATGTTTACAGCTGGCCAAAAACCTAACCAGTCATGCTTTCAGCTGCTATTCTAACTAGGTAATGAACAAGTGCCACGTTGGGCAAAGTAAAAGTCAAGTTGGGAGCTGATTCCCTGAATGGTAACATTGCTAACCATCTTGGGTAAGTCTTTATTTGGGGGTGCCAAGCTTTTTGGGAGTCCCCGGGCGCTTTTGCCAAAAGTGTCCAGGGATGGTGAAGGCATCAACGCTCATGGACATGGTTTTGGACGGGATGACAGTGAACTGCTTGCGGTCTGAGCTGTACTTGTAGATGGACTCCACCATCTCCGGCGAGATGACGCGGGGGCCGATCCCAGTGAGCCGTGCCATCTCCTCAGTTTCGGGGTTCATGGTGTAGATTGCTCTGAATTGGCAGCTGGAATCTCTGAAGAGAATGAGGAAGTGATTGGCCGTGCTCTTCTCCATTTCCTGAAAGGGGAGACgcaaagaatgaaaaaaaaaaaaaaaaaacagttgagtGCGTCACTTTTAGCCCAGTAAGGGTGGACGACTTCACTGGACTCTGACACGGCAGCATGGCCTACCTCCAcaatcttgtttttctgtggttcATTGACCTTGCCAGCCAGGCAACAGCGAGTGATAGCATTATGGATGATGAACTTGTTGGACTTAAAGCTAGGCTCCTTGTACAGCTTTGGTCCTGCAAGACACAGCATTTCCAGTTGTCAGATAGCAAACAAAGCAACGCAGCATGCTGGATTCATTTTTATAACCTCTTAGTTTGAGGCATATCACTGACCTGTGTATTCTGGGATTGAGGCTGAGGATGAAATGGTGGAGCCATTCTCCCAGTCCCTCTCGCCGCTACGAGCGCTCATTCGTCCCGGCGACATTACCCGTGAGCGGGCGGGAGAGTGCGAACGGCTGGAGAGCGAAAAGAATTCAGCGAGAACAGTCAGTTATAGACCCTGAGGctgtgtgtatgttgtatgCACCTTTGCACCTGATAACACTGATAACAGCTAGCACGGTACCTGTGGTGTGCATACAATGATACAGActtaaaagatttatttatctctgtgGTGAAGATAACGCAATGCACCATCCCAGTGCCGGTTACCTGGGAGACTTTCGCATGTTTCCAGAGTCATTAGCCATTGAGGACAGGTTCATGGTTGAGTGGGAGTACACCTTGTTCAGCTTAGGGCCTAAAAGAGACAGAGCAacggaaaagaaaacaatcaaacacatgTCAGTGCAGGTGCGTCGCACGCAAAGACTTACAACGTTGGCTCAGGAATATTTACCCATGAAACCCTTGACGGGGCTGTGGGAGAGGACAGAGTCGTCTCTAAACACAGTCTTGGGTCTCTGCTTCTTGACGCCACGGACCGTGGTGGGCTTCTGCCTCAGGACCTTGTCCAAGTCTTCCATGATCTTCAGCTGGTGTCTCCTCTCATACTCCTGCCTCGTGAAATCTCCTCTGCGCTGCGGGGTGCCCTCTACTGGCGGGGTGCACGATGCTGGTGGGGTGCCAGGTGTCTGAGGTCTGTCTTCGCTCTTATTCCCCCAGCCTTCGATGATCATCCACTGTGGCTTGCTAAAAGTACAGGGAGATGCCGTGTAAAAGCTTTGTTTCAAAAACGACAGGAGATGATGCATCATACAAGCAATTCATTAAACAAAAGACAatcatttaatataatttaattacttatttGCATCAATTAACTGACTACACTGAAACGCTAACTTTACAAACctaaacacattaaatgaaaGAGCATCAATTCAACACACTTTAAACTGAAAAGAGTCTCActttgattctttttctttttcctgctcaAGTTTGcgtcttttcatttcctctgctcttttctgctgtttttccaaCAAAGCTGCTTTTTTCTGGGCCATCTCATCCTCTGTTCGATCCTTGTCatcctaaaaacaaacaaataaaaaggcatAAATGCACTCACCTTTCAAAAACccgttttaaataaaagcaattcACGTATAAACAATTCAAGAGTCAGTCACCAACCTTGAAAAAGAAACCAAGTCCGGGTTTCGCCTCCAGCTCTGTCCGATCACTCATCGAATCAGAGAGAGCATCAGGCACTTGGTCGTCCTCGTCCGCATCTCCTTGCAAGGCAGAAAGCGAGATTTCTATCAGGCTACCGCGTTTGCCGTTCAACATCCCTGCGGGGACATCACTCTCAAATGAGCACTCTGACGGGGCACCAGAGCTGAAGGCCCCACCTGTAACCCGTTCCTTCTTAACCATAGGATCATGGGAGGGGCCCGCCTCGAGGTCCATGCTGAATATACTTTGTCCGTCAATGGAGCCCATTTCTGACAGGGAGTCATCTGCAGCACAATGGCGAGCGGGGGTAGGAGTCTGAACAGGGGTTGATGCAGGGGTCAGAGTAGGCGTGGGGACTGGTGTTGGTCCATATGACCGCATCTCATCTAGGCCGTCAGTGTCACCGATGGAAAACGAGGACGAAGTCTGGACTTGTGACTGAAGGGGATTTACGCGTCGCAGATGGGGGATGCGGTCAACATTTTGGGGTGGGTTGAGAACCCTTGACAGGGTCGGGACCTTAATGTCCATGGGACGACTATGCTTGGGGCTTTTGGGGGGTGCAGACTGGGCTCTTCGATGGACCTGTGGAGACTTTGGAGGAGTGGCGTAGTTTGAGATTTTGCGGGATggggacggagaggaggaggctgaattTAAATCTCGGGTGGATTCTCGGGACAAACGTACAGGGGGAGGGGCTGGGGTGGAGGCTTTAGGGCTGGCTGGAATAACCCAGGATTTGTTGCTGGATGTCGGGGTTTTCTTTTTGATTAGGTGATTCTGCTGCTCAGTGAGCCGCTGCATGTCACTTTGCAGCGAGCTGAGAGCTGCCGTTAGCTTGGACACAGCATTGTTGTAGTCCCCTAAAGGAGCTGCCGTTTTTTCACCAGGTATGCCGGAGCTCTTCTCTCCTGGTGTAGCTGCTTTTTCTTTGGACTGACTGGCCTGTTTGTTGAATCCTTCTTTAAAACTACCCCCATCCTCCACCGAGGGGCGTTCCTCGtcctgttcttcctcctccattcgAGCTAGCCTTTCCTCTAGCGTCAAGTGATTGAGGTCTTCTTCTGTCGATGAGGTACTGACCGTGCCATTCCCTCCCTTCCCATCACCCTCATGCTGTTCCTTCTTTAACTGCAGAAAGGCACTCTTCCCCAGTCTTTGACGATGCTTTGCAAAAATGGCCTCAATGCGTTTCTTCTGGGCTTCAATAGCTTTGCGTTTTTCTTCAAGGCGAACCCCCAGCTCAGACACCTCATTATTCAGTTGTGGGCTCTTGCTGGGGCTTTCTTCAGACTTTTGTGCCCATGAAGTCATCTGAGGCTGATCGCCAGATTTTGGAGAATCCATAATTTGCTTCTTTTTACGTTCGGCAAAGCTGGTCATCTTAACACCACTGTCAGCCACCTCTTGGCCTCGAGTAGAGTGTGCGCCAGCAGCTGGGGTGGCCGGAGTGGAGTGAGCCTTAGGCAGGTCTTCGGACGCATCTGAGTCCACACTGCCGTCTCTCAAGACCGAGTCATCATCTCGTGAACATTCAGAGGTTTTTCTGTTGCGAGGGGACTCCCTAGACTCTCCGTTAGGTCGGTACATCATTCCTGAGCGTGTTGGGGCCGAGCAGCTGATGGGTGCCAAGTTATATCTAGAACTAGCAGGGTCATCAGGAGAGTGGAGGTAGAAGCCGTCAGGAGCACCATCAGGGTGTAAACGAGGCTCCATCTTGCTTTCGTTGTGGATAATTTGGAGAGCCTCTTCGATAGTAGGCAGCTCTCCTGTTTCACTTGGTCCGAGGCCGTTCTCCTCTGTCATCCTTGGAATATTGGGAGTCTGGGTGGCCCAGGACGCTCGCTGTGGACCGTTGGGTCCAGGGGGTTTGCTAAGCAAATGGCTGATGTCTTCAGGTGGGGTGTAGGGCAGCCGGTTTTGGCCTGCTGGATTAAGTTGATCTGAGCTCATGGAGCGGGTTATCACAGGGTTGCCCATCACAATGTCCACATCACTGTCCAAACCGAAAGGAATGCTGAAGGATACTGCTGACAAGGGCCGGCTAAAGAGAAAGAGGCGAATATGAACACAATATctacacattaaaaatacagtttttaaattgtgctcAATACATGGGTCGTACCTGAGAGGTTTCTTGGTCCATGTCTTTCCAACTCCTTCTATATGAGACATTGAGGTAGACTGAGTCAAAGATCCTGAGTACAATgggacacacagacacgtaAAGGCATGCAAACCACACGGGGATGCACAAATCAACCACAAAATACACCACTGAAAGAAACAATGTACACACAAAACATCaaatagcaataaaaataataaaatagaacagTACACAACACGCacttaaaagacaaacaaggtTTCAGGGAAACAGGTGATTGTAAAATGAGTCAGTGGCTTAATGACAGGGCACAGTCATACCTGACGCAGTGGAGGAAATGGGGAGGAAAGGCCTCTTGAAGATAGACGGGGAGGTACTGCAAAGCGTGGTAAAACCCTCTTAGTTCAACAAAGTATTTGATTAAATGACTgtgaaacaaaatgacattCAGAGCTCTTCTATACCTGTTACCACTCAAAGTAGTTGGTGTTACTGGTGCAGATCcatctgccaaaaaaaaagaattcccCAAGTCAGATCACGTCATGGATATTAAACATTGTGAGGTCagtggacacacaaacacaaaggagtGAGACTCACCTAGCGTGTCTATTGGCTGAACAAATTCTGGCCTTTGTATTTCAAACCAGCTGAGCAGTTCTGACAGGAAACTTAGCAAGTTGAGCTAAACAAATCACACAGAATAAGTCGGTCAGTAAGAAGACatcactgtatttttgttaACGTGCTAAGTCGACTGATGATTGGGAGTTTTAAAGTACCTGAAGCTCCTGTGGTGTGTACAGCATGTCCTCCAGTTGCAAGTGACAGCAGCTCTTTAGACAGCTGTCACAGAATTCACGGATGAACAGCAGGTTGTATAGGCTATCTGCTACTGACATGGAATCCTTCATACAAACATcttacagagagacagagagagaaataactGATGTAAGCAACTGACGACCTAAAACGCATTTCTAACGTTACATGACATCGATGTTTGAGGATACCTTCAAGTCTCAGCAGCCCAGGGCAATAGTAATGTATGACAGCCGCAACAGCACAGCCACTGGACAGGTCCTTAACTTCATTCACTACTGGAAAGATGGGCTTTAGTTTGGACTGAATTTTATCCTTCCTGTAGCgaagctataaaaaaaaaacataataaaaacacaaataagaaaacGTGACCTCAATAGTACTGtaacatatttgaaatattagTTAACTGCACCAAAAAACCATCATGAAACTCCATGTTTTCCATGCGTGGATACTCTCAGTTATACACACAATGTGATGCTCAAACAGGAATTAGAAGATACATGTGCCAAATAGGACAAATAAAGGTCATGCTAAAGTCATGAGAGAATAGGTGAACAAAGGCAGACGCAAAGGGAGTGAGTGAATCTGAGCGGAGGAAGGAAGCTGAGAGAAGGACGGTTCTGTCGGGAGAAAGTGGGTCACGTGAGAGTCtcaggaggcagagagaaatCAAGAGAGCCCCGGTCTCACCGAGAGAGAACCGGTTTCAGGTACAGCTACAGTATACGGACAAACAAGGCGACTGTCTGGCAGGAACCAGCCGACTCAAAggctgtctctgtgtttgtgagcaGCTATGTGAACACACATCCTGGTCACACATCAAAGGAACCAGTCGTACATGGCAGCGTCAACGGCCAGCTAGAAGACAGAGTGTGATTCATGCACCGCTCCTGTGGGCACAACAATTCCTCTCACACCCCATGTCCCACCGCACTCTACGCTCTATTTATGCCGTTAGGTGTAAATTAACACACGCTAGGATGCGACGCGCGATGCATTCTCACACCAGTTTACAGGGAGAAAACACACCTGACCACCAGATATTTGCAGATACATTTGATGAAGACactggagggatggagggacatggggaggaagcagaggaaaggagggaacTTACAGGAACAAGCTTCCAGTACCAGCGAGTAGGACACTGTCAGAGAAGAACAAGGACAGCAAATAGAGAAAGACAGGGAAATGGAGAACAGGAGCACAGGGAGAGGTATTAAGCCTACAGTGGAAGAACTAgacaaacaagagaaagggTTTTGATGACAGTACTTTCTTCACATGATAAGACAAGCTTGTTGACAAAGCAATGCAGCTGCCTGTGGTTTCACTGTGTCACGGTACTAAACTCTAAACCAACATAATGTGCTGTACAGAATAGTGCAggtttgtttgactttttcaaCCAAACCTTAACGGAGCAAAAATAGATCTAATTATATCTGTAACCAGGGTCTGCTGGGGAGTGAATGCAAGGGCACAGGATACTCCCAGTGCATAAAACAATACCAagtaataaatgacaaaaatagaaaataataaaatctgataGAGGTGGCACAACCTCCTGTGTTTACTATTTCAGGCCAACTAGGTGGCTGCAAAATGGTGCACAGATACCGTCATTATTTAAACCACAGACACTGACTTCTAATCAGAACTGAcattaagcttttttttaaaaaaaaaatcataacatATCATCAAAGgccataaaaaaaactgtataataTAATTTCTCAACCTTTATCAAGCAaggaatattttcaataaatacTTCCATTTTATTCGATTTTAGAAACTGTTATTTCAGCAGAGGTACCA
This genomic interval carries:
- the camsap3 gene encoding calmodulin-regulated spectrin-associated protein 3 isoform X4; translation: MVDSPTMKKTFVVPDIKPLDLYDCTKSKICASVGWLLAKSYGSAENVPAELRDPFYCDQYEQEHLKPPVTRLLQSSELYCRTYSLLVGATRDEAQPKDNVTLLQLLIQRGVVAKDQDSPVTEADLRHKPIRMSAHLAVIDALMVVGAMETVTAARTCGSAELLGEASNWEDALLHWVNGLNQKLRELNDGAQNDSSQAMTEPQPVQPSCPTRWYWKLVPLRYRKDKIQSKLKPIFPVVNEVKDLSSGCAVAAVIHYYCPGLLRLEDVCMKDSMSVADSLYNLLFIREFCDSCLKSCCHLQLEDMLYTPQELQLNLLSFLSELLSWFEIQRPEFVQPIDTLDGSAPVTPTTLSGNSTSPSIFKRPFLPISSTASGVGKTWTKKPLSRPLSAVSFSIPFGLDSDVDIVMGNPVITRSMSSDQLNPAGQNRLPYTPPEDISHLLSKPPGPNGPQRASWATQTPNIPRMTEENGLGPSETGELPTIEEALQIIHNESKMEPRLHPDGAPDGFYLHSPDDPASSRYNLAPISCSAPTRSGMMYRPNGESRESPRNRKTSECSRDDDSVLRDGSVDSDASEDLPKAHSTPATPAAGAHSTRGQEVADSGVKMTSFAERKKKQIMDSPKSGDQPQMTSWAQKSEESPSKSPQLNNEVSELGVRLEEKRKAIEAQKKRIEAIFAKHRQRLGKSAFLQLKKEQHEGDGKGGNGTVSTSSTEEDLNHLTLEERLARMEEEEQDEERPSVEDGGSFKEGFNKQASQSKEKAATPGEKSSGIPGEKTAAPLGDYNNAVSKLTAALSSLQSDMQRLTEQQNHLIKKKTPTSSNKSWVIPASPKASTPAPPPVRLSRESTRDLNSASSSPSPSRKISNYATPPKSPQVHRRAQSAPPKSPKHSRPMDIKVPTLSRVLNPPQNVDRIPHLRRVNPLQSQVQTSSSFSIGDTDGLDEMRSYGPTPVPTPTLTPASTPVQTPTPARHCAADDSLSEMGSIDGQSIFSMDLEAGPSHDPMVKKERVTGGAFSSGAPSECSFESDVPAGMLNGKRGSLIEISLSALQGDADEDDQVPDALSDSMSDRTELEAKPGLGFFFKDDKDRTEDEMAQKKAALLEKQQKRAEEMKRRKLEQEKEKESNKPQWMIIEGWGNKSEDRPQTPGTPPASCTPPVEGTPQRRGDFTRQEYERRHQLKIMEDLDKVLRQKPTTVRGVKKQRPKTVFRDDSVLSHSPVKGFMGPKLNKVYSHSTMNLSSMANDSGNMRKSPSRSHSPARSRVMSPGRMSARSGERDWENGSTISSSASIPEYTGPKLYKEPSFKSNKFIIHNAITRCCLAGKVNEPQKNKIVEEMEKSTANHFLILFRDSSCQFRAIYTMNPETEEMARLTGIGPRVISPEMVESIYKYSSDRKQFTVIPSKTMSMSVDAFTIPGHFWQKRPGTPKKLGTPK
- the camsap3 gene encoding calmodulin-regulated spectrin-associated protein 3 isoform X1, with protein sequence MVDSPTMKKTFVVPDIKPLDLYDCTKSKICASVGWLLAKSYGSAENVPAELRDPFYCDQYEQEHLKPPVTRLLQSSELYCRTYSLLVGATRDEAQPKDNVTLLQLLIQRGVVAKDQDSPVTEADLRHKPIRMSAHLAVIDALMVVGAMETVTAARTCGSAELLGEASNWEDALLHWVNGLNQKLRELNDGAQNDSSQAMTEPQPVQPSCPTRWYWKLVPLRYRKDKIQSKLKPIFPVVNEVKDLSSGCAVAAVIHYYCPGLLRLEDVCMKDSMSVADSLYNLLFIREFCDSCLKSCCHLQLEDMLYTPQELQLNLLSFLSELLSWFEIQRPEFVQPIDTLDGSAPVTPTTLSGNSTSPSIFKRPFLPISSTASGSLTQSTSMSHIEGVGKTWTKKPLSRPLSAVSFSIPFGLDSDVDIVMGNPVITRSMSSDQLNPAGQNRLPYTPPEDISHLLSKPPGPNGPQRASWATQTPNIPRMTEENGLGPSETGELPTIEEALQIIHNESKMEPRLHPDGAPDGFYLHSPDDPASSRYNLAPISCSAPTRSGMMYRPNGESRESPRNRKTSECSRDDDSVLRDGSVDSDASEDLPKAHSTPATPAAGAHSTRGQEVADSGVKMTSFAERKKKQIMDSPKSGDQPQMTSWAQKSEESPSKSPQLNNEVSELGVRLEEKRKAIEAQKKRIEAIFAKHRQRLGKSAFLQLKKEQHEGDGKGGNGTVSTSSTEEDLNHLTLEERLARMEEEEQDEERPSVEDGGSFKEGFNKQASQSKEKAATPGEKSSGIPGEKTAAPLGDYNNAVSKLTAALSSLQSDMQRLTEQQNHLIKKKTPTSSNKSWVIPASPKASTPAPPPVRLSRESTRDLNSASSSPSPSRKISNYATPPKSPQVHRRAQSAPPKSPKHSRPMDIKVPTLSRVLNPPQNVDRIPHLRRVNPLQSQVQTSSSFSIGDTDGLDEMRSYGPTPVPTPTLTPASTPVQTPTPARHCAADDSLSEMGSIDGQSIFSMDLEAGPSHDPMVKKERVTGGAFSSGAPSECSFESDVPAGMLNGKRGSLIEISLSALQGDADEDDQVPDALSDSMSDRTELEAKPGLGFFFKDDKDRTEDEMAQKKAALLEKQQKRAEEMKRRKLEQEKEKESNKPQWMIIEGWGNKSEDRPQTPGTPPASCTPPVEGTPQRRGDFTRQEYERRHQLKIMEDLDKVLRQKPTTVRGVKKQRPKTVFRDDSVLSHSPVKGFMGPKLNKVYSHSTMNLSSMANDSGNMRKSPSRSHSPARSRVMSPGRMSARSGERDWENGSTISSSASIPEYTGPKLYKEPSFKSNKFIIHNAITRCCLAGKVNEPQKNKIVEEMEKSTANHFLILFRDSSCQFRAIYTMNPETEEMARLTGIGPRVISPEMVESIYKYSSDRKQFTVIPSKTMSMSVDAFTIPGHFWQKRPGTPKKLGTPK